One region of Zingiber officinale cultivar Zhangliang chromosome 7B, Zo_v1.1, whole genome shotgun sequence genomic DNA includes:
- the LOC122005183 gene encoding protein NRT1/ PTR FAMILY 4.5-like has translation MAIHGFVDWKGKPINKKRHGGARAASFICTQTLLLNFAFIPILLNLVTYLHGTMNEDIANSSTMVNNLVGVSCAFSLLGAFISDSYITRFKTILIFGPIEFMGYGLLALQAHLPSLHPPHCNINDQGENCQKVHGWNSFLLYVGLYMLALGDGCVRVSSPSLGGDQFDGEDPVEVIERTSFFNSYAFGISLGGLIGLILLVWIQNNKGWDIGFGVSALSVLLSVLVVASGFPFYRNQIPDGSPIARTLQVLVAAFRKRNASLPENPEDLNKSPQKGTNEVEVLSHTHGFKFLDKAAIVGERGSDNGPWSLCTVTQVEETKVVLGMIPIIISSILGSIPNGLILSFTVQQGTTMDTRLGKIRISPANLFVIPQFFQTVMLVVYDRSIVPILRRMTGYTGGITHLQRVAIGFLFAAFATCAAAVVENRRLKIVEENGLQDMTTGVPMSVFWLVVQFCCLGVVDVTSFVGLLEFFNSEAPRGMKSIGTAIFWCVYGLAAFLGSITVELANKASRHGTSGRGWIEGNNLNKSHLDYFYWLLCFMQILALLNFIYWARRYAYRQNLHIQDVNLQSQSREMAAI, from the exons ATGGCTATCCATGGttttgtagattggaaaggaaAGCCTATCAACAAAAAACGACATGGTGGTGCACGAGCTGCCTCCTTCATCTGCA CACAAACGCTTTTGCTGAACTTTGCCTTCATCCCGATCTTGTTGAACTTGGTGACTTATTTGCATGGAACCATGAACGAGGATATTGCAAACTCTTCAACCATGGTCAATAACCTTGTTGGCGTAAGCTGTGCCTTCTCTCTCTTGGGAGCCTTCATCTCTGACTCTTACATCACAAGATTTAAGACCATACTCATATTTGGGCCTATTGAATTCATG gGATATGGATTACTAGCATTGCAAGCACACCTTCCATCACTCCATCCTCCACATTGCAACATCAATGACCAAGGCGAAAATTGCCAGAAAGTCCATGGCTGGAACTCTTTCCTTCTTTACGTGGGCCTGTACATGCTAGCGTTGGGCGATGGTTGTGTTCGTGTTTCATCGCCATCACTGGGAGGGGATCAGTTTGATGGTGAAGATCCGGTTGAAGTAATAGAAAGAACTAGCTTCTTCAATTCTTACGCATTTGGGATCTCACTAGGAGGATTAATAGGGCTAATTTTGCTAGTGTGGATTCAGAATAACAAGGGTTGGGATATTGGGTTTGGCGTTAGTGCTCTTTCGGTTCTCTTATCAGTGCTTGTGGTTGCTAGTGGTTTCCCTTTCTATCGCAATCAGATACCGGATGGAAGTCCCATAGCCAGGACGCTACAG GTTTTAGTAGCAGCATTCAGAAAGAGAAATGCGTCACTGCCTGAAAACCCAGAAGACCTAAACAAAAGTCCTCAAAAAGGCACCAATGAAGTGGAAGTGCTTTCTCACACACATGGATTCAA GTTCCTTGACAAAGCTGCTATCGTTGGTGAGCGTGGATCTGACAATGGCCCGTGGTCCTTATGCACTGTAACTCAAGTGGAGGAAACAAAAGTTGTCTTGGGAATGATTCCTATCATCATCAGTTCCATCTTGGGTAGCATTCCAAATGGCTTAATCCTAAGTTTCACTGTGCAACAAGGCACGACCATGGACACCAGGCTCGGGAAAATTCGAATCTCGCCTGCAAATCTATTTGTAATCCCACAGTTCTTTCAGACTGTGATGCTCGTAGTCTATGACCGATCCATAGTGCCAATTCTGAGAAGGATGACAGGGTACACAGGCGGTATAACTCACTTGCAACGCGTTGCCATTGGCTTTTTATTTGCAGCATTCGCGACGTGCGCAGCAGCAGTGGTGGAGAACCGAAGGTTGAAAATTGTAGAGGAGAACGGGCTTCAAGACATGACGACTGGCGTCCCAATGTCAGTATTCTGGCTCGTGGTGCAGTTCTGTTGCTTGGGTGTCGTTGATGTTACTTCCTTCGTTGGACTGCTGGAATTCTTCAACAGTGAAGCGCCGAGAGGAATGAAATCAATAGGGACAGCGATCTTTTGGTGCGTCTATGGCTTAGCTGCTTTCCTGGGATCTATTACAGTTGAATTGGCAAATAAAGCAAGTAGACATGGTACCAGTGGAAGAGGATGGATAGAGGGGAACAACTTGAATAAGAGTCACCTTGATTATTTCTACTGGCTACTCTGCTTTATGCAAATACTCGCGCTGTTGAATTTTATCTACTGGGCTAGGAGATACGCTTATCGACAGAATTTACATATCCAAGATGTAAACCTTCAATCCCAATCTAGAGAGATGGCAGCGATATAG
- the LOC122005184 gene encoding probable WRKY transcription factor 62, producing the protein MGSGEEHWTVIQDISRAQELTGQLQAVLLPLLPDAGGWSELARDHMREMIRCYASALDRLRTCGSPESQFDIDAYKNDRSRSSDEKCRKKQLKLEGGYKSWPPRDTKRRFKQDDSYSIVTSIPYEDGHQWRKYGQKPIQGSKHQRSYFRCTYSKEQGCRARKTVQQEDTNVYPPKYRVVYAMSHTCSCSSTSVISLPIFVLDSVLPNNNSLPLLDTSSDINNIVQHQQHAGDLCVPPKSELVGGIMHPSTSEAITDDETNADADAMVLKLLISPELDAFYEAIMDNIHASGG; encoded by the exons ATGGGCAGTGGCGAGGAGCACTGGACGGTGATCCAAGACATCAGTCGAGCTCAGGAGCTGACGGGCCAGCTTCAGGCCGTGCTGCTGCCGTTGCTTCCAGACGCCGGCGGCTGGTCGGAGTTGGCAAGAGACCACATGAGGGAGATGATCAGATGCTACGCCTCCGCCCTCGACAGGCTCAGGACTTGCGGCTCTCCGGAGTCTCAGTTCGACATCGACGCCTATAAGAACGATCGGAGTCGGAGCTCCGACGAGAAGTGTAGGAAGAAGCAGCTGAAGCTGGAGGGTGGCTATAAAAGCTGGCCCCCTAGAGATACCAAAAGAAG GTTTAAACAGGATGATTCTTATTCGATAGTTACATCAATCCCCTATGAAGATGGACATCAATGGAGGAAATATGGGCAGAAACCCATCCAAGGCTCCAAACATCAAAG gagctacttcagatGCACATATAGCAAAGAACAAGGTTGCCGTGCAAGGAAGACGGTGCAACAAGAAGATACTAATGTGTATCCCCCAAAGTATCGAGTAGTTTATGCGATGTCGCACACCTGCAGTTGTAGCAGTACTTCAGTGATCAGCTTGCCCATCTTTGTGTTGGATTCAGTACTTCCCAACAATAACTCGCTACCTCTTCTTGATACCTCTTCCGACATCAATAATATTGTCCAGCACCAGCAACATGCAGGTGACCTTTGTGTTCCTCCTAAAAGCGAACTTGTGGGGGGGATCATGCATCCTTCAACCTCCGAAGCGATAACAGATGACGAAACAAATGCAGATGCAGATGCGATGGTGTTGAAATTACTGATATCACCTGAATTGGATGCATTTTATGAGGCAATTATGGATAACATACATGCTTCAGGAGGATGA